The following are encoded in a window of Sinomonas cyclohexanicum genomic DNA:
- the lepA gene encoding elongation factor 4, with amino-acid sequence MSPMARTAPVPAATDPSIIRNFCIIAHIDHGKSTLADRMLQFTGVVQPRDMKAQYLDRMDIERERGITIKSQAVRMPWEVDGTAYALNMIDTPGHVDFTYEVSRSLAACEGAVLLVDAAQGIEAQTLANLYLAMENDLTIIPVLNKIDLPAAQPEKYAAELANLIGGDPSEVLKVSGKTGVGVEGLLDRIVADIPAPVGDAAAPARAMIFDSVYDTYRGVVTYVRVVDGSLNPRERIQMMSTKASHELLEIGVISPEPIPSKGLGVGEVGYLITGVKDVRQSKVGDTITNLAKPASESLGGYEDPKPMVFSGLYPLDGSDYPDLRDALDKLQLNDAALIYEPETSAALGFGFRVGCLGLLHLEIVRERLEREFNLDLISTAPNVIYEVTLEDKSVVTVTNPSEFPTGKVLEVREPMVSATILAPNEFVGAIMELCQGRRGQMKGMDYLSEDRVELRYWIPLAEIVFDFFDQLKSKTRGYASLDWKADGEQAADLVKVDILLQGEQVDAFSAITHRDKAYSYGVMMTSKLRELIPRQQFEVPIQAAIGSRIIARENIRAIRKDVLAKCYGGDITRKRKLLEKQKEGKKRMKMVGRVEVPQEAFIAALTTDESKDKAKK; translated from the coding sequence GTGTCTCCCATGGCCCGCACCGCCCCGGTGCCTGCCGCGACGGATCCGTCGATCATCCGCAACTTCTGCATCATCGCGCACATCGACCACGGCAAGTCGACCCTCGCGGACCGGATGCTCCAGTTCACCGGAGTCGTGCAGCCGCGGGACATGAAGGCCCAGTATCTCGACCGGATGGACATCGAGCGCGAGCGCGGAATCACCATCAAGTCCCAAGCGGTGCGCATGCCCTGGGAGGTCGATGGCACGGCGTACGCGCTGAACATGATCGACACTCCCGGGCACGTCGACTTCACCTATGAGGTCTCCCGCTCGCTCGCAGCCTGCGAGGGAGCCGTGCTCCTCGTCGACGCGGCACAGGGCATCGAGGCACAGACCCTCGCGAACCTGTACCTCGCGATGGAGAACGACCTCACGATCATCCCCGTGCTGAACAAGATCGACCTGCCCGCCGCGCAGCCGGAGAAGTACGCGGCGGAGCTGGCGAATCTCATCGGTGGGGACCCGTCCGAGGTGCTCAAGGTCTCGGGCAAGACCGGCGTCGGCGTCGAGGGCCTCCTCGACCGTATCGTGGCGGACATCCCTGCTCCGGTGGGCGACGCGGCGGCCCCTGCGCGCGCCATGATCTTCGACTCTGTCTACGACACGTACCGTGGCGTCGTGACGTACGTCCGCGTCGTCGACGGTTCGCTCAACCCGCGTGAACGCATCCAGATGATGTCCACGAAGGCCAGCCATGAGCTCCTTGAGATCGGCGTCATATCGCCCGAGCCAATCCCAAGCAAGGGGCTCGGCGTGGGCGAGGTGGGCTACCTGATCACGGGCGTGAAGGACGTCCGCCAGTCCAAGGTCGGCGACACCATCACCAATCTCGCCAAGCCGGCATCCGAGTCCCTCGGCGGGTATGAGGACCCCAAGCCCATGGTCTTCTCAGGCCTCTACCCCCTCGACGGCTCGGACTACCCGGACCTTCGCGACGCGCTCGACAAGCTCCAGCTCAACGACGCGGCCCTCATCTACGAGCCCGAGACGTCGGCGGCGCTGGGCTTCGGCTTCCGAGTGGGCTGCCTTGGGCTCCTCCACCTTGAGATCGTCCGGGAGCGCCTCGAGCGCGAGTTCAACCTCGACCTCATCTCCACCGCCCCCAACGTCATCTACGAGGTCACCCTCGAGGACAAGTCGGTCGTGACCGTGACGAACCCGAGCGAGTTCCCCACCGGCAAGGTCCTCGAGGTCCGGGAGCCGATGGTCTCTGCGACCATCCTGGCCCCGAACGAGTTCGTCGGCGCCATCATGGAGCTCTGCCAGGGCCGCCGCGGCCAGATGAAGGGTATGGACTACCTTTCAGAGGACCGCGTCGAGCTTCGCTACTGGATTCCGCTCGCAGAGATCGTGTTCGACTTCTTTGACCAGCTCAAGTCCAAGACCCGCGGCTACGCGTCCCTCGACTGGAAGGCGGACGGCGAGCAGGCCGCAGACCTCGTCAAGGTCGACATCCTCCTCCAGGGCGAGCAGGTGGATGCCTTCAGCGCGATCACGCACAGGGACAAGGCCTACTCGTACGGCGTCATGATGACGTCGAAGCTGCGCGAGCTCATCCCGCGCCAGCAGTTCGAGGTCCCCATCCAGGCCGCGATCGGTTCGCGAATCATCGCCCGCGAGAACATCCGCGCCATCCGCAAGGACGTCCTCGCCAAGTGCTATGGCGGCGATATCACCCGCAAGCGCAAGCTCCTCGAGAAGCAGAAGGAGGGCAAGAAGCGCATGAAGATGGTCGGTCGCGTCGAGGTGCCCCAAGAGGCCTTCATCGCCGCGCTCACCACGGATGAGTCGAAGGACAAGGCGAAGAAGTAG
- a CDS encoding 16S rRNA (uracil(1498)-N(3))-methyltransferase, translating into MSRPLFYVPAGALDGVEPGGVVTVEGAEGRHAVTVRRLAPGEGVDLSDGAGSRAVGTVATAEGSSLGVAVETVSHEEAPRFRLVLVQALAKGDRDELAAEMATELGVDAIIPWQAERSIVRWKGERAGKALAKWRSVVLAAAKQARRARVPEVEEAHDGAQLTRRIAQARLAVVLHEEATEPLSVVLDRLAGDAGADPRTGEERGEVLFIVGPEGGISPSELERFTTAGACLALLGPHVLRSSTAGPAALALAGDRLGRWGGRDGRGT; encoded by the coding sequence ATGTCCCGTCCCCTGTTCTACGTGCCCGCCGGCGCGCTCGACGGCGTGGAGCCCGGCGGCGTCGTGACGGTCGAGGGGGCGGAGGGCCGCCACGCCGTCACCGTCCGCCGGCTGGCGCCGGGCGAGGGCGTCGACCTGTCAGACGGTGCGGGCTCGCGCGCCGTCGGGACCGTCGCCACTGCGGAGGGCTCGTCGCTCGGCGTCGCGGTCGAGACCGTGTCGCACGAGGAGGCGCCGCGGTTCCGGCTCGTCCTCGTCCAGGCACTGGCCAAGGGCGACCGGGACGAGCTCGCCGCGGAGATGGCCACGGAGCTCGGCGTCGACGCGATCATCCCCTGGCAGGCCGAGCGCTCGATTGTGCGGTGGAAGGGCGAGCGGGCCGGCAAGGCTCTCGCCAAGTGGCGCTCCGTGGTCCTGGCTGCGGCGAAGCAGGCGCGAAGGGCCCGGGTGCCCGAGGTCGAGGAAGCGCACGACGGCGCGCAGCTGACGCGCCGGATCGCGCAGGCGCGACTCGCCGTCGTGCTCCACGAGGAGGCCACCGAGCCGCTCTCCGTCGTCCTCGACCGACTCGCCGGCGATGCGGGGGCCGATCCGCGCACGGGGGAGGAGCGCGGCGAGGTCCTCTTCATCGTTGGCCCCGAGGGCGGCATCAGCCCGTCTGAGCTCGAGCGATTCACGACGGCGGGCGCGTGCCTGGCACTGTTGGGGCCCCACGTGCTGCGCTCGTCGACCGCGGGCCCGGCGGCGCTCGCGCTGGCAGGCGACAGGCTGGGGCGCTGGGGCGGCCGGGACGGGCGCGGGACCTAG
- the rpsT gene encoding 30S ribosomal protein S20 — MANIKSQKKRILTNEKARQRNMAVKSELKTAIRAVNAAVVSADKDAAAAALAHASKKLDKAVSKGVIHKNQAANRKSGIAKKVGKIA; from the coding sequence GTGGCAAACATCAAGTCCCAGAAGAAGCGCATTCTCACCAACGAGAAGGCTCGCCAGCGCAACATGGCGGTGAAGTCCGAGCTGAAGACGGCCATCCGCGCCGTCAACGCCGCCGTGGTCTCCGCCGACAAGGACGCCGCCGCTGCCGCTCTGGCCCACGCGAGCAAGAAGCTCGACAAGGCCGTGAGCAAGGGCGTCATCCACAAGAACCAGGCCGCGAACCGCAAGTCGGGCATCGCGAAGAAGGTCGGCAAGATCGCCTGA
- a CDS encoding DUF3097 domain-containing protein — protein sequence MRRVDRLSYDSWGPADLAAPARTELPVVPVEIGLVLEDSESGWVGAVTRVEKSGGMHVMSLEDRRGRSRSFQLGFGFLIDGRPVRVGPPAARKQAAAPARTASGSVRVEGLRAQVAKASRIWVEGKHDAELVEKVWGDDLRVEGIVVEPLHGVDDLAAAIADFGPGPGRRLGILVDHLVEGSKESRIVAEAMATPGAVGNVLVVGHPYVDVWQAIKPSTLGIPAWPTIPRGTDWKTGILAAFGWPHSTAEDIGLGWQKLLGAVRTYADLEPSLLARVEEVIDFLTA from the coding sequence ATGCGGCGGGTGGACCGACTCTCCTATGACTCCTGGGGGCCCGCGGATCTGGCCGCCCCCGCCCGCACCGAGCTGCCTGTTGTGCCTGTCGAGATAGGCCTCGTCCTCGAGGACTCGGAGTCCGGCTGGGTGGGAGCCGTGACCCGAGTCGAGAAGTCGGGCGGCATGCACGTCATGAGCCTCGAGGACCGGCGTGGACGGTCACGCTCGTTCCAGCTGGGCTTCGGGTTCCTGATCGACGGCCGGCCGGTGCGCGTGGGCCCGCCGGCCGCGCGGAAGCAGGCCGCGGCGCCTGCGAGGACCGCATCCGGCTCAGTCCGGGTCGAGGGCCTCCGCGCGCAGGTGGCCAAGGCGAGCCGCATCTGGGTCGAGGGCAAGCACGACGCCGAGCTCGTCGAGAAGGTTTGGGGAGACGACCTGCGGGTCGAGGGCATCGTCGTCGAGCCCCTGCACGGAGTCGACGACCTGGCCGCCGCGATCGCCGACTTCGGCCCGGGCCCCGGGCGAAGGCTCGGCATCCTCGTAGACCATCTGGTCGAGGGATCGAAGGAGTCCCGGATCGTCGCCGAGGCAATGGCCACCCCGGGCGCCGTCGGAAACGTCCTCGTGGTGGGGCACCCCTACGTCGACGTGTGGCAGGCCATCAAGCCGTCCACGCTCGGGATCCCCGCGTGGCCCACCATCCCGCGCGGCACGGACTGGAAGACCGGGATCCTCGCCGCGTTCGGCTGGCCGCACTCGACCGCCGAGGACATCGGCCTCGGCTGGCAGAAGCTGCTCGGGGCCGTCCGCACGTACGCCGACCTGGAACCCTCTCTCCTGGCGCGAGTCGAGGAGGTCATCGACTTCCTGACGGCCTAG
- a CDS encoding GerMN domain-containing protein: MRERDRTAALPPWRRRPAAPALFAAAILLAAGPVLVGCSATGTPQPSIAAGSTTGPSGGTTQASAPLETSQTSAKAPVYWLGRARDGVYLYREFRDADTKDNPIATALRIMMSQKPLDPHYFTPWQSPKKLAASVSGRNYITVDVSSDAFNTRVDEPTAQLAVQQLVYTATAAAASSGLVDSGQPISVMLLVDGKTSQLAFDRVQLGQLMLRDPSMVAPVWIIDPQEGAELAGGTLKVFGRATGPDKAFAWQILRHDAQGAKSLYISGTVTSGNQAGHIGEFTFTVNLPPGDYEVRILPADDAAAAVTSGTSAWDSKAFTVKG; this comes from the coding sequence ATGCGAGAGCGAGATCGGACAGCAGCGTTGCCGCCGTGGAGGCGTCGACCTGCCGCTCCGGCGCTGTTCGCCGCCGCGATCCTCCTCGCCGCGGGCCCCGTCCTCGTGGGCTGCTCGGCCACGGGTACCCCGCAGCCCAGCATCGCGGCCGGATCAACGACCGGCCCGTCGGGCGGAACCACCCAGGCCTCAGCGCCGCTCGAGACATCGCAGACCTCGGCCAAGGCCCCGGTCTACTGGCTTGGCCGCGCCCGTGACGGCGTGTACCTGTACCGGGAATTCCGCGACGCGGACACCAAGGACAATCCCATCGCCACGGCGCTGCGGATCATGATGTCCCAGAAGCCCCTCGACCCCCACTACTTCACGCCGTGGCAGTCCCCCAAGAAGCTCGCCGCGTCCGTCTCGGGCCGCAACTACATCACCGTGGACGTCTCCTCGGACGCGTTCAACACGAGAGTCGACGAACCCACCGCGCAGCTCGCCGTCCAGCAGCTCGTCTACACGGCGACCGCGGCGGCGGCGAGCTCGGGTCTGGTGGACTCCGGCCAGCCCATTTCAGTGATGCTCCTCGTGGACGGCAAGACGTCCCAGCTCGCGTTCGACCGGGTCCAGCTCGGCCAGCTCATGCTGCGGGACCCGTCCATGGTCGCGCCCGTGTGGATCATCGATCCGCAAGAGGGCGCCGAGCTCGCCGGCGGCACGCTCAAGGTCTTCGGTCGGGCCACGGGGCCGGACAAGGCCTTCGCGTGGCAGATCCTGCGGCACGACGCGCAGGGCGCCAAGTCCCTCTATATCAGCGGGACCGTGACCTCGGGCAACCAAGCGGGCCACATCGGGGAGTTCACGTTCACCGTGAACCTGCCCCCGGGCGACTACGAGGTGCGGATCCTGCCGGCAGACGACGCGGCGGCCGCGGTCACCTCCGGCACGAGCGCCTGGGACTCCAAGGCCTTCACCGTCAAGGGCTAG
- the dnaJ gene encoding molecular chaperone DnaJ yields MSSHYETLGVPSDATPEEIKKAYKKLARKLHPDINPGEDASEQFKAVTHAYEVLSDPQKRRVYDTTGNENGTDNGYSGAYNGAGFAFQDIFETFFGGSAAQSGPASRVRRGQDALIAVRIELKDAVFGVNKKLEVDTAVTCSRCEGSCCEPGTEPVRCGVCGGSGHIQRPVRSILGQVMTMATCPTCSGFGTEIPSPCNECGGEGRVRSRRSLTVKIPAGVSTGTRIQLAGQGEAGTAGGPSGDLYVEIRVATHSMFSREGDDLHATLSVPMTAAALGSEMTLETFDGEQPITLRPGSQSGDVVTLHALGVARLRGMGRGDLLVHVKVETPTKLDAEQEELLRQLAKLRGEQVGEGKLVGTGGVFAKLRDRLGNL; encoded by the coding sequence GTGAGCAGCCATTACGAAACCCTCGGCGTTCCGAGCGACGCGACTCCCGAGGAGATCAAGAAGGCCTACAAGAAGCTGGCCCGCAAGCTCCACCCCGACATCAATCCGGGGGAGGACGCGTCGGAGCAGTTCAAGGCCGTGACCCACGCCTACGAGGTCCTCTCTGATCCCCAGAAGCGGCGCGTCTACGACACGACCGGAAACGAGAACGGCACCGACAACGGCTACTCCGGCGCCTACAACGGCGCGGGCTTCGCGTTCCAGGACATCTTCGAGACGTTCTTCGGCGGCTCCGCGGCGCAGTCAGGCCCGGCGTCCCGCGTGCGGCGCGGCCAGGACGCGCTCATCGCCGTACGGATCGAGCTCAAGGACGCGGTGTTCGGCGTCAACAAGAAGCTCGAGGTCGACACCGCAGTGACGTGCTCGCGCTGCGAGGGCTCGTGCTGCGAGCCGGGGACAGAGCCCGTGCGCTGCGGCGTCTGCGGCGGTTCCGGGCACATCCAGCGCCCCGTACGCTCGATCCTCGGCCAGGTCATGACGATGGCCACCTGCCCCACGTGCTCCGGCTTCGGCACCGAGATCCCCAGCCCATGCAACGAGTGCGGTGGCGAGGGCCGGGTGCGCAGCCGGCGTTCGCTCACGGTCAAGATCCCCGCGGGCGTCTCGACCGGCACCCGCATCCAGCTCGCCGGGCAGGGAGAGGCCGGCACGGCCGGCGGCCCCTCGGGGGACCTGTACGTCGAGATCCGGGTGGCGACCCACTCGATGTTCAGCCGCGAGGGGGACGACCTCCACGCCACGCTGAGCGTCCCGATGACGGCAGCGGCCCTAGGCTCGGAGATGACGCTCGAGACGTTCGATGGCGAGCAGCCGATCACGCTGCGGCCCGGCAGCCAGTCCGGCGACGTCGTGACGCTGCACGCCCTCGGTGTCGCGCGGCTCCGGGGAATGGGCCGCGGGGACCTCCTCGTGCACGTCAAGGTCGAGACGCCCACGAAGCTCGACGCCGAGCAGGAGGAGCTCCTGCGCCAGCTCGCGAAGCTCCGCGGCGAGCAGGTGGGCGAGGGCAAGCTCGTGGGCACCGGCGGCGTGTTCGCCAAGCTGCGCGACAGGCTCGGCAACCTCTGA
- a CDS encoding type II toxin-antitoxin system PemK/MazF family toxin, with protein MLRRLLSQFLSGVRSTSVATSPLPPVAERPYRGDFVGTAVIDYRPDPDGTPDPGEIVWTWVPFEEDHGQGKDRPVLIVAQRRTALLCLMLTSKDHDGRAGADDYVDIGAGPWDPRRRPSEVRIDRVLQIDPEAVRREGAILERRRFELVAEALRSRGWR; from the coding sequence GTGCTGCGCCGCCTTCTCTCCCAATTCCTCTCCGGCGTCCGGTCCACTTCCGTCGCCACTTCACCACTGCCTCCGGTCGCCGAGCGCCCCTACCGCGGCGACTTCGTCGGCACCGCCGTGATCGACTACCGGCCGGACCCGGACGGCACCCCCGATCCGGGAGAAATCGTCTGGACGTGGGTCCCGTTCGAGGAGGACCACGGCCAGGGCAAGGACCGCCCGGTGCTCATCGTGGCGCAGCGCAGGACGGCGCTGCTGTGCCTCATGCTCACGAGCAAGGACCACGATGGCCGTGCGGGCGCGGACGATTACGTGGACATCGGTGCCGGGCCGTGGGATCCGCGGCGCAGGCCGAGCGAGGTCAGGATCGACCGGGTCCTGCAGATCGATCCTGAGGCCGTGCGCCGCGAGGGTGCGATCCTCGAGCGGCGGCGCTTCGAGCTTGTGGCCGAGGCGCTGCGCAGCCGCGGCTGGCGGTGA
- the hrcA gene encoding heat-inducible transcriptional repressor HrcA — MNEPRKLDVLRAIVEDYVHFREPVGSKALVERHRLGVSSATIRNDMAALEDEGLIVAPHTSAGRVPTDKGYRVFVDHLAAVRPLSGAEKQAIQNLLDGADDLDDVLERTVRLLSQLTNQVAVVQYPQLGRARVRHVEAVVMAPRQVLLVLIADTGTVEQRVHTVSEDVDRDRLAYLRQRFLEGLVGTAVGRLPASAAEVVATLPAQDQAIAAELAQGLALLAESSREDRMVMAGTAYLARSNSDFLQSISPVLEALEEQVVLLRLLSEMASDPRGVTVTIGRENPYVGLAETSVVATGYGQDDGAKVGVLGPTRMDYPATMAAVRAVARYLSKIIAGS, encoded by the coding sequence ATGAACGAGCCGCGCAAGCTGGATGTCCTGCGCGCGATTGTGGAGGACTACGTGCACTTCCGCGAGCCCGTCGGCTCGAAGGCGCTCGTCGAACGCCACCGACTGGGCGTGTCGAGTGCCACGATCCGCAACGACATGGCGGCGCTTGAGGACGAGGGCCTCATCGTTGCCCCGCACACGAGCGCCGGCCGCGTGCCCACCGACAAGGGCTACCGCGTGTTCGTCGATCATCTCGCGGCGGTCCGCCCGCTCTCCGGCGCGGAGAAGCAGGCCATCCAGAACCTCCTGGACGGCGCCGACGACCTCGACGACGTGCTTGAGCGCACTGTCCGGCTCCTGTCCCAGCTGACCAACCAGGTGGCGGTCGTCCAGTACCCCCAGCTCGGGCGCGCTCGGGTGCGGCACGTCGAGGCCGTCGTCATGGCTCCGCGCCAGGTCCTGCTGGTCCTCATCGCGGACACCGGTACGGTTGAGCAGCGCGTGCACACCGTGAGCGAGGACGTGGACCGGGACCGGCTCGCCTACCTGCGCCAGCGGTTCCTCGAGGGGCTCGTCGGCACCGCCGTCGGGCGCCTGCCCGCGAGCGCGGCGGAGGTCGTCGCGACCCTCCCGGCCCAGGACCAGGCCATCGCAGCCGAGCTGGCCCAGGGCCTCGCCCTGCTTGCCGAGTCGAGCCGCGAGGACCGCATGGTGATGGCTGGGACCGCCTACCTCGCGCGCTCCAACAGCGACTTCCTCCAGAGCATCTCGCCCGTCCTGGAGGCGCTCGAGGAGCAGGTCGTGCTCTTGAGGCTCCTGTCCGAGATGGCCAGCGATCCCCGAGGGGTGACCGTGACGATCGGCCGCGAGAATCCCTACGTGGGCCTTGCCGAGACCTCAGTCGTGGCCACAGGGTACGGGCAGGACGATGGGGCGAAGGTGGGCGTGCTGGGCCCGACCCGGATGGACTATCCCGCGACGATGGCGGCAGTGCGGGCGGTAGCCCGGTACCTGTCGAAGATCATCGCCGGCAGCTGA
- the holA gene encoding DNA polymerase III subunit delta: MTPAARAGRAPSQRGAAAPRAAGKSAGTIDWRDAAPAPIVLVLGPEEYLAARAVDSIRAKARAQSPDLEITKIDAGGYSGGELLMASSPSLFGDHKLVEVNGLESMTEEFLRDGLAYLGSPADDVVLVLRHAGGARGKKLLDAVRASAAPVIDCQPLKKDTDKAAFVAAEFRGSGRRIDREGIDALVAAVGSSLAELAAACSQLALDATSTVDAALVEKYFGGRVEATAFKVADAALAGQTAKALSAFRHALETGVDPVPMVAAIASKLRTLAKVAGARGSSQSIARELGMQPWLVEQAQRDIRGWTPQSLATAIRAVAEADAEVKGLARDPAYAVERALGIVSSAARAR, encoded by the coding sequence ATGACCCCCGCAGCCCGGGCGGGCCGGGCCCCGAGCCAACGCGGCGCAGCTGCCCCACGGGCGGCAGGGAAGAGTGCCGGTACCATCGACTGGCGGGACGCGGCGCCCGCGCCGATCGTCTTGGTCCTCGGGCCCGAGGAGTACCTCGCGGCCCGTGCCGTGGACTCGATCAGGGCAAAGGCCCGCGCCCAGAGCCCGGACCTCGAGATCACGAAGATCGACGCCGGCGGCTACTCGGGCGGGGAGCTCCTCATGGCGTCATCGCCTTCGCTCTTCGGGGACCACAAGCTGGTCGAGGTGAACGGCCTCGAGTCGATGACGGAGGAGTTCCTCCGCGACGGTCTCGCCTACCTCGGGTCCCCGGCGGACGACGTCGTCCTCGTTCTCCGGCACGCTGGTGGGGCGCGGGGCAAGAAGCTCCTCGACGCCGTGAGGGCCTCGGCTGCTCCCGTCATCGACTGCCAACCCCTGAAGAAGGACACCGACAAGGCGGCCTTCGTGGCGGCCGAGTTCCGTGGCTCGGGACGGCGGATTGACCGCGAGGGCATCGACGCCCTGGTCGCCGCGGTCGGGAGCAGCCTCGCGGAGCTCGCCGCGGCGTGTTCGCAGCTGGCCCTCGACGCGACCTCCACTGTTGACGCCGCCCTCGTGGAGAAGTACTTCGGCGGGCGTGTCGAGGCGACGGCCTTCAAGGTCGCCGATGCGGCGTTGGCCGGTCAGACCGCCAAAGCGCTCTCGGCCTTCAGGCACGCACTCGAGACGGGCGTGGACCCCGTGCCCATGGTGGCTGCCATCGCCTCGAAGCTCCGGACGCTGGCCAAGGTCGCCGGCGCCCGCGGGTCCTCGCAGAGCATCGCCCGCGAGTTGGGCATGCAGCCGTGGCTCGTCGAGCAGGCACAGCGGGACATCCGTGGCTGGACCCCGCAGAGTCTTGCGACGGCGATCCGCGCGGTTGCCGAAGCGGACGCAGAGGTCAAGGGCCTGGCCCGCGATCCCGCCTACGCGGTGGAACGGGCGCTCGGCATCGTGAGCTCCGCGGCGCGCGCCCGCTGA
- the hemW gene encoding radical SAM family heme chaperone HemW has translation MPSALPLGDPAPADGVLPAQAAVGAERTPFSLYAHIPFCAVRCGYCDFNTYTATELGGGASQANYAATASSEVRFAARALDASGVPRRRLSTVFFGGGTPTLLAADDLAMILAGAVSEWGIEPGAEVTTEANPDSVTPASLQTLADAGFTRVSFGMQSAVPHVLRVLDRTHTPSRVPEAVRWARDAGLDVSLDLIYGTPGESLADWRTSLDAALACEPDHISAYALIIEDGTRLAAQIRRGEVPDVDDDDHAEKYELADAVLGDAGFHWYEVSNWAKGAASDRRFECRHNLAYWNGSDWWGVGPGAHSHVGGVRWWNVKHPVAYAGRLDQGLSPAAGRETLDGGTRHVERVLLKIRLAEGLPVSEVVAEGTSSEGAADAKAAVAGLIADGLVEGPDALRGRLVLTLRGRLLADAVVRRLLP, from the coding sequence ATGCCGAGCGCACTTCCCCTCGGGGATCCGGCGCCGGCCGACGGCGTCCTCCCGGCTCAGGCGGCGGTCGGTGCCGAGCGCACGCCGTTCTCGCTCTACGCCCACATCCCGTTCTGCGCTGTCCGGTGCGGCTACTGCGACTTCAACACGTATACGGCGACCGAGCTCGGAGGCGGGGCGTCTCAGGCCAACTACGCTGCGACGGCGTCCAGCGAGGTGCGCTTTGCGGCTCGTGCGCTCGACGCCTCAGGCGTGCCGCGGCGTCGTCTGTCCACCGTCTTCTTCGGCGGCGGCACACCGACGCTCCTGGCCGCCGACGACCTCGCGATGATCCTGGCCGGCGCGGTCTCGGAATGGGGGATCGAGCCCGGCGCCGAGGTCACGACCGAGGCGAACCCCGACTCCGTCACCCCGGCCTCGCTGCAGACCCTCGCCGACGCCGGGTTCACGCGAGTGTCCTTCGGGATGCAGTCAGCGGTGCCGCACGTGCTCAGGGTCCTCGACCGCACCCACACGCCGTCGCGGGTCCCGGAGGCGGTCCGCTGGGCGCGGGATGCGGGGCTGGACGTGAGCCTCGACCTCATCTACGGCACGCCGGGGGAGAGCCTCGCCGACTGGCGCACGTCCCTCGATGCTGCGCTTGCGTGCGAGCCTGACCACATCAGCGCGTACGCGCTCATCATCGAAGACGGCACGCGGCTCGCCGCCCAGATCCGCCGCGGCGAGGTGCCGGACGTGGACGACGACGACCACGCCGAGAAGTACGAGCTCGCCGACGCGGTGCTCGGCGATGCGGGCTTCCACTGGTACGAGGTGAGCAACTGGGCCAAGGGCGCGGCCTCCGACCGGCGCTTCGAGTGCCGGCACAACCTCGCGTACTGGAACGGCTCAGACTGGTGGGGAGTGGGCCCGGGCGCGCACTCGCACGTCGGCGGAGTGCGCTGGTGGAACGTCAAGCATCCGGTGGCCTACGCCGGCAGGCTCGATCAGGGCCTCTCGCCCGCGGCGGGACGGGAGACGCTCGACGGCGGCACGCGCCACGTGGAGCGCGTCCTCCTGAAGATCCGCCTCGCCGAGGGCCTGCCCGTCTCCGAGGTCGTCGCCGAGGGGACTTCGTCAGAGGGCGCAGCGGACGCCAAGGCCGCCGTCGCCGGGCTCATCGCCGACGGCCTCGTCGAGGGACCGGACGCACTCCGCGGTCGGCTCGTGCTCACGCTGCGCGGCCGGCTGCTGGCCGACGCGGTGGTGAGGCGCCTGCTGCCCTAG
- a CDS encoding DUF4870 domain-containing protein — protein MTEFPQNRRDRDYPGDAASAPLTASEDRQWATLAHFGGILGFVPSLLIYLVFKDRGPFTAQESKEALNFTLPPTLAAIVLNLLGFIPFVGSAFSILATLIWIALTVFSVIAGIQVNRGQPYRYPYSLRLIH, from the coding sequence GTGACCGAGTTTCCGCAGAACAGACGCGACCGCGACTACCCCGGCGACGCCGCTTCCGCTCCCCTCACGGCGTCAGAGGACCGCCAGTGGGCCACCCTTGCGCACTTCGGCGGGATCCTGGGGTTCGTCCCCTCGCTCCTGATCTACCTCGTCTTCAAGGACCGGGGCCCCTTCACTGCTCAGGAGTCCAAGGAGGCGCTCAACTTCACGCTGCCCCCGACGCTCGCGGCGATCGTCCTGAACCTCTTGGGCTTCATCCCGTTCGTGGGCAGCGCGTTCTCGATCCTCGCAACCCTCATCTGGATCGCCCTGACGGTGTTCTCCGTGATCGCCGGGATCCAGGTCAACCGCGGCCAGCCGTACCGCTACCCGTACAGCCTGCGGCTCATTCACTAG